The sequence AAGAAGAGGAAGCCACAGGTAAAACATGACTGTAAAGAATACACTCTCGGACGTTCTCACGAATCTTAATATAGCGTCGAAGCAGGCACTCTCGAGTAAACCCAGCCTTTTCGAGCACCTTCTGCGAAGGCAGATTCTCAGGCAGCACCATGGCTTCTATGCGTGTCAGTCCAGGAAGATCAGAGAACCCAGCCAGTATAGCCCGCATGACAGCTTCAGTAGCAATGCCTCTGCCCCAGTAGTTGCTGCTAACAGCATAGCCCAACTCGGCACGACAGCTATGAATTCCAGTGCCCTGTCTGAGCAGAACATGACCCACGGCCTTATCATTAATGCAGATGGCCCTGAACCACGGGTGAGGGATTATCACAGTCGTCAGAAATTGCCTCGCGTTTTCTATGTTGGGAAATGTTTCCCAAGTCATAAAGCGGGTTACTGCATCGTCTCCCGCCCATCCAAAGAAGTCATCGAGGTCAGTCTCGCGGAAAGGGCGTAGCGTGAGTTGCAGGGTTTCCGAGGCTCCTGGCGTGTAGCCGTGCAGCTGCTTCAAACCATTGTGAAGCAACGTCAGGTTTGCACACACAATGTTGCGGATTGACTCCATGGTTGTGGATATTAATTTCAGGGCGGTGTCATGAGATGTGTGTCGGGGATTGGTTTTAGTAGCCATGGGGAACTATTGCTACTTCTCTGATGTTGAATATCTCATCATTTTGCATGTGGTCGGCATGGTTGCGAAAGTGATCAATGAAAACCGACCACAATTGCAGTGTACTTACCTGAAACTAGACTACTGATTAAAACAGCTTGCTATGTCCTTCCCTTAAAATTAACGCACATTTGAAGATTTAGACTCTCTTCTGCTCCACCCAAAAAAGTAGCAGAAGTTTGCAAGgagatatatatttcatgttgctgattgatgattattctaggattgtgtgggttactttcttgagggagaagtttgaagctatagataagttcaagattttcaaggttATGGTTGAGAGAGAGACAactttgaagctaaagtgtctgagatccgatagaggtggtgaattcacttctagtgagttcaatacattttgggAAGACGATGGGATAAGAAGACAGTCGTCTGCtttgagaacccctcaacaaaatagagttgtggaaagtaAGAACAAAACCATTCAGGAAACTTCTAGGACAATGATGTTGGAGGGAAATGTTCTGCATgcctattggagagaagctgtgagtactgttgtttacactcttaactgagtgcatatcaaaggtgatattagTAAGACTCTTTAtaatttatggtttggtcatgctcctaccattaaatattttagaattttcggaagtaaatgttatatcaagaaggatgaatatctaggaaagtttgatgctagatgtgatgaaggattatCTCTTGGTTATTATACCAAAAGTAAGGCCTactgatgttataataagagactgaggaagatagttgagagtgaaaatgtcagggttgatgaacgAAATGAGAGACAATAAAAATATTGCTGATATGTTCAGATGACTAGAGTGACAATACAAACAATGGGAAGAAACTTCAAACTCAAAATCAAGTCCAAATCATTTCGGAGAATACAGTGTCTCAAGGAGAAGGGACTAGTGCAAGTGCcaatgaaagaacacaagagtatgaaatttaagaaaatcctaagactcccaggtatgtaaggttgaatcattctaaaaattagaccataagagataaaaataaaggtgttcaaacgagaagaagaattgttgaagatcaagttgagtattgtttgatttcaaagattgaacctaaggatgtaaatgaagcatgtagagatgaacattgggtaaaagcaatggaacaAGAATTGAtgcagattgaaaataataatacatgggatcttgttcccagacctaaggacaaaaatgtaattggaaccaaatgggtctttcaaaacaaattgaatgagaaaggtgaagttgttagaaacaaagaaagacttgtttgtaaaggatattcacaaatggaaggaattgattttgaagaaactttttcccctgtggcaagaattgaagttgtaagattgttTCTTGCCTTTGTttcttacaaggatttcaaagtctatcagatggatgtcaagtcaacattcctcaatggtgaattggaagaagaggtgtacattgagaaACTGGATGGATTTCAATTGTctgatcaaggagatatggtttgtcagttgaagaaagctttgtatggactaaagcaagcccaaagagaatggtatgctagattagataagtatctactGAAGCTAGGAGTTAACAAAGatactgttgatagtaatctgtacttcaagattgatcatgataacattctacTTGTTgaagtttttgatgatgatattgtcttcggagggaatgatagtttattcaaaatttttgctaatgaaatggaaaatggatttgaaatgtctatgatttgagagatgaaattatttttgggtttgCAAATCACATAGTTAGAAAAAGGAATCtctatatctcagtccaagtatgtaaaagtgttgttgaataagtttggtttggaagatttcttatggtgaccggatgtaagttgactaaagatgatgattcccctaaggcaaatcagactagatatagatctatgattggtggatttctctatttgactcagaccagacctaatattatgaatgcaatttgTCTTGTTACtatatttcaagctgatcctaaggaatctcatgttgtagttgtcaaatttttttttagatatttgaaaggaacagttgattttggtctatggtatcctaaagatgatgattttactttgagtgcttttattgatgctgattgggtaggacatgtggatgatatgaagagtactagtggtggttcaTTTTTCTTGGGAagaagattggtttcatggttgaccAAAAACTAtaatctatttctctatctactatagaGGTAGAGTATATTGCTGCAAcaaacaattgtactcaggtgatatggatgaagaagatgttgaaggatatcagagtagtgtatgatgagcctactgctatcttttgtgacaattcaagtgtgattgacatttcaaagaatccagtgttgcattcaaatactaaacatatatccatcaagtttcacattttgagagaaaaggtaaatgagaaggaagtcagattggagtatgtgtctactaaggaacatattgtagACAGATTaataaagcctttgcctaaggatactt is a genomic window of Cryptomeria japonica chromosome 7, Sugi_1.0, whole genome shotgun sequence containing:
- the LOC131856509 gene encoding uncharacterized protein LOC131856509; amino-acid sequence: MESIRNIVCANLTLLHNGLKQLHGYTPGASETLQLTLRPFRETDLDDFFGWAGDDAVTRFMTWETFPNIENARQFLTTVIIPHPWFRAICINDKAVGHVLLRQGTGIHSCRAELGYAVSSNYWGRGIATEAVMRAILAGFSDLPGLTRIEAMVLPENLPSQKVLEKAGFTRECLLRRYIKIRENVRECILYSHVLPVASSS